TGGGAAGCAAGAGTCCTACCATTGAACGACACCCGCGTGGCTGGTAGGAGGCCGAAGGCGCGAATTGTAGCGTAGCCGCCGGGCTGCGCGGACCAGGGCGGATTGCAAGTGTTTTTGCCATCCAGCCCTTGCTGGGCAAGCGCCAGCAGCTATCAATACCGAAGCGCCTGGGCTACAGGCCGCCCAGGCACAGATACTTCAGCTCGACGTACTCTTCGATGCCGTGGCTGGAGCCTTCCCGGCCCAGGCCGGACTGCTTGACGCCGCCAAAGGGCACCTGCTCGCTGGAGATCAGGCCCACGTTCACGCCCACCATGCCCGCTTCCAGCGCCTCGCCCACGCGGAAGATGCGCGCCATGTCGCGGGCATAGAAGTAGCTCGCCAAGCCAAACTCGGTGGCGTTGGCAGCAGCGATAGCCTCTTGTTCGGTCTTGAACCTGACGATCGGCGCCAGCGGCCCGAAGGTCTCTTCGCGTGCGAACAGCATGCCGGTGGTGGCGTCGGCCAGCACCGTGGGCTCGAAGAACTGGCCCGAGCCCAGGTCGGGCAGGGCCTTGCCGCCGGTGACGATGCGCGCGCCCTTGGCCACCGCGTCATCCACATGGCGCTGCACCTTGTCCACCGCGGCCTTCTCGATCAGCGGGCCGATCAGCACGCCGTCGTCGAAGCCGTTGCCGACCTGGGCCTGCTGCACGCGGGCGGCGAACTTCTGCACGAACTCGTCGTACACGCCGTCCTGCACGTAGAAGCGGTTGGTGCACACGCAGGTCTGGCCGGCGTTGCGGTACTTGCTGGCAAAGGCGCCTTCCACCGCGGCGTCCACGTCCGCGTCGTCAAACACCAGGAAGGGCGCGTTGCCGCCCAGCTCCAGCGACAGCTTCTTGATCGTTGGCGCGCACTGCTCCATCAGGATGCGGCCGACCTCGGTGGAGCCGGTGAACGACAGGTGGCGCACGTGCGCGCTCTCGCACAGCACGCGGCCCACGCCGGCCGCGTCGTCGCTGGTGACCACGTTCAGCACGCCGGCGGGAAGGCCGGCGCGCTGCGCCAGCTCGGCCACGGCCAGGGCGGTGAGCGGCGTGAGCTCGGCCGGCTTGACGACCACCGTGCAGCCGGCGGCGATGGCCGGGGCCACCTTGCGCGTGATCATGGCCAGCGGGAAGTTCCACGGCGTGATGGCGGCGCACACGCCGATGGGCTGGCGCAGCACCAGCAGGCGGCGGTCAGGCTGGAAGTGCGGCAGCACCTCGCCGTTCACGCGCTTGGCCTCTTCGGCAAACCATTCGACGAAGCTGGCGCCGTAGGCCACCTCGCCGCGCGCCTCGGCCAGCGGCTTGCCGCCTTCGGCGGTGATCAGGCGGGCCAGGTCGTCCTGGTGCTGCATGAGCAAATTGAACCACTTGCGCAGCAGCTGGCTGCGCTCCTTGGCGGTGCGCGCGCTCCAGCCGGGCAGAGCTTCGCGGGCAGCGTCGATGGCGCGCTGCGTCTCCTGCGGGCCCAGGTTGGCCACGTCGGCCAGCTTGTGGCCGGTGGCGGGGTCGTGCACGTCCAGGCGCTGGCCGCCGGCAAACCACCGGCCGCCCAGCAGGGCGTCGGTCTTGAGCAGGCTGGCATCGGCCAGCAGGGACAGGGGTGAGGTAGTGGCGTTGTTCATGGCGTGGCGCGGCAAAAGGCCGATAGACAGGCTTGCGGAACCTGCCAGCATAGCCCTGGCGTGCATGCCTGCGGCGCCACTGCCGAATGGGGGTAAAACCTATAATTGCCGGTTGGCCGCGGCGGGCGCACCGCGCCGCCCGCCCCGAGCAAAAAACCCTTCGATACCATGAGCACACGCACTTTCTCCGTTGCGGACATCCGCAAGACGTTCCTCGAGTTCTTCGCCGCCAAGGGCCATACGGTGGTGGCCTCCAGCCCGCTGGTGCCCGGCAACGACCCGACGCTGATGTTCACCAACTCGGGCATGGTGCAGTTCAAGGACGTGTTCCTGGGCACGGACAAGCGCTCCTACGTGCGCGCCGCGTCCGTGCAGACCTGCCTGCGCGCCGGCGGCAAGCACAACGACCTGGAGAACGTGGGCTACACCGCGCGCCACCACACCTTCTTCGAG
The DNA window shown above is from Pulveribacter suum and carries:
- a CDS encoding NAD-dependent succinate-semialdehyde dehydrogenase, with the translated sequence MNNATTSPLSLLADASLLKTDALLGGRWFAGGQRLDVHDPATGHKLADVANLGPQETQRAIDAAREALPGWSARTAKERSQLLRKWFNLLMQHQDDLARLITAEGGKPLAEARGEVAYGASFVEWFAEEAKRVNGEVLPHFQPDRRLLVLRQPIGVCAAITPWNFPLAMITRKVAPAIAAGCTVVVKPAELTPLTALAVAELAQRAGLPAGVLNVVTSDDAAGVGRVLCESAHVRHLSFTGSTEVGRILMEQCAPTIKKLSLELGGNAPFLVFDDADVDAAVEGAFASKYRNAGQTCVCTNRFYVQDGVYDEFVQKFAARVQQAQVGNGFDDGVLIGPLIEKAAVDKVQRHVDDAVAKGARIVTGGKALPDLGSGQFFEPTVLADATTGMLFAREETFGPLAPIVRFKTEQEAIAAANATEFGLASYFYARDMARIFRVGEALEAGMVGVNVGLISSEQVPFGGVKQSGLGREGSSHGIEEYVELKYLCLGGL